A window of Thiocapsa bogorovii genomic DNA:
GTGCACTACGTACTCGTTCAGCGTCAGGTCGCCTTCCGTGACCGTGAAGGAGACACTGTCGCCCAATGCGGGATCGAGCGCCTTTTCGAGCGGCCTGTAGTGTTCATTCGGCTTGGAGGTGGCCGTCGGCAACACCTCGCTCAGGTGCAGGTTGTAGTAGAGCGCATGATCGCCGCCCAACTGATAGTGGAAGTTCTCGAACCTCTCCTGTGCATCCCGAGCGAATTCCAGAGAGAAAGGCGTCTTGGCGCTAGCGACGGGTAAGGTCGTCTTTGCGCCGGGCGCGACCAGGTATTTGGCCAGCGGATTTTCGTCGGCCTGGGTGATCAGGGGACTTGTCATACAAAAGGCCAAGCAGGCGGCGCGATGGAGTCCTGGTTTCACGAATGGTGACCTCCGACAGGAAAGGCTGCGATGTCTCGCTGACGGGATCGGCCGGCGATTCGGCTGACAGTGCGCGGTGTTTTGGATCTGATCGCCGTCGCGCACTCGGTACCCGCCGCTGACCAGCACCGCCGACACACCGCCCCCGGCGGGTTGGCATTGCAGTCGCTCGTCTTGTCGGCGCTCGTCTCCGGGCCGAAGACGCCGATCGGAGGCCGCCCTCAGTGCCCATGGGTGTCAGGCTGCGACTCAGGTACACCTATGTTTCTAGGCTGCTGACCGGGCACGCCGCCGCCGAAATCCATCGGCGCGGCATAGAAGGTCTGCGCCCAATTCTCGATGGTGATCGGCTCGAAGCGGCTTTTCTCGGGTTCAAATCGAACGGGCTGGCCGGGATTGACGCCCTTCAGCACTTGCGAGTCCTTGACGACGATCGTCCCGTTGACCACGACATAGGGAATGCCTTCCGAAGGGAGCGTGCCCTTTGCATAGGTGGCTTTGTCGGTTACCGTTTCGGGATCGAAGACGGTGATGTCCGCAATCATCCCCTCCTGCAGGCGTCCCCGCTTCTGCATGGACTTCAAGCCCGTTCTGCCGAGGGGTCCCGCGGCGTTGTAGCTGGTCATCGCCACGACCTGCATCAGGGGTATGCCATTCTCCCGCGCCAGCCGCAGGGCCTTGGCAAAACTGCCGGCGGCCCGCGGATGGGTGTTGGGAAGATTCTCGTAAGGCGTGTCCCAGGTCAGCTGGTCATCGGGGATCATGGGCATGCCGTCTGTGACCACGGATACGCCTGGCAGCTTCAGCCAATCGATGATCGCCGACTCGGGCATCTTGAAGACGAGAACGGGACGGGTGGGTTCGGTCTTGAGCACTTCTTCGCGCTTCTCCGGGGTGTACCACTCGCCGGTCGCCACATCCTGGATCGTCTCTTCATACTTGTGGCCCAAGGCGCCCTCCCAAACCTCCGGTGCCAGAAAGACGGCGTTCAGGGCCGTGGATCCGGCGGCATAGGGATAGATCTCGCCCCACACGTTCATGCCGCGCTCGCGCATGCGCACCAGCAGCTCGTGCACCAGGTTGTAGCCGGGGTTGTTGAAATGGCAGGCCAGGGCCGGCGCGCCCAAGGCCGCGGCATTGGCCAACAGTTCCTGGATGCCGTTGGTCTCGGTGGTATCGGTGCCGGGCGTGTAGCGGAAATGGGCACCGGTCTGCCGGCCATAGTGGGCGGCGAGGCGCTGGACTTCGAAGAACTCACGGGTGGAGACGCCGTCGCGCATGTAGCCCAGCGTGGAGCCAATGCCCAGGCCGCCGGCCTGAAGTCCTTCATCCAGGAGCTGAAGGATTCCGTTTCCCTGTTCCAGGTTAGGTCGTTTGCAGCACCAGCCGTCGCCTTTTCGACTCTCGATCGCCGTGCGAACGTCCTGCGCTCCCTCGAAACCGTCGAGCACGGCCGCGCGGGCAAACTCGTGGCCCACGGCCTGGCCGTAGTTCACCTGGTTCTTTCCCTCCCGCTCCTTGTACCACTGGGCGACGTACGGGCCATGGGTGCCGATCTCGAGGTCCAGTACCGTGGTGCGGCCGTCGCGCAGGGCGAGCTTGTTGGACCAGGGCCGGTCGTAGTGCCAGTGGGTGTCGATAAACCCCGGCGCGACCACGTGGCCGGTGGCATCGATGGTTTCCTCAGCGGTGATCTTTTCCTTGGTGATGACGGCGATCCGGCCATCCTTGACGCCGACGTTGGCGACCGCGTCATACCGGGTTTCCGGATCCATCACCCGGCCATTTAGGATAACGAGGTCGTAATCCTCG
This region includes:
- a CDS encoding amidohydrolase family protein, which gives rise to MEFLKSRLRNASAAAVACGLLAAALPAFAEDYDLVILNGRVMDPETRYDAVANVGVKDGRIAVITKEKITAEETIDATGHVVAPGFIDTHWHYDRPWSNKLALRDGRTTVLDLEIGTHGPYVAQWYKEREGKNQVNYGQAVGHEFARAAVLDGFEGAQDVRTAIESRKGDGWCCKRPNLEQGNGILQLLDEGLQAGGLGIGSTLGYMRDGVSTREFFEVQRLAAHYGRQTGAHFRYTPGTDTTETNGIQELLANAAALGAPALACHFNNPGYNLVHELLVRMRERGMNVWGEIYPYAAGSTALNAVFLAPEVWEGALGHKYEETIQDVATGEWYTPEKREEVLKTEPTRPVLVFKMPESAIIDWLKLPGVSVVTDGMPMIPDDQLTWDTPYENLPNTHPRAAGSFAKALRLARENGIPLMQVVAMTSYNAAGPLGRTGLKSMQKRGRLQEGMIADITVFDPETVTDKATYAKGTLPSEGIPYVVVNGTIVVKDSQVLKGVNPGQPVRFEPEKSRFEPITIENWAQTFYAAPMDFGGGVPGQQPRNIGVPESQPDTHGH